The Streptomyces sp. WZ-12 genome segment AAGCCCGCCTCCAGGTCGACCTCCCGCGTGGCGTCGGGCAGCCCGGTGATCACCTGGTCGGTGACCTTGTCGCCCGCGGCCTCAAGGACGTGCGCCCGTACGGTGCCCCTGCCCTTGTCCCGCTCGTACGCGACCACCCGCGACCCCACGGTGCCCAGGTAGTGGTAGCCGTACGTGGTGAGGTCGATGAGGGTGGACGACCCGGTGGCCATGTCCCGCAGGGTGATCTTCTGGGAGGCGCCCATGACCGGGTCGTCCCCGAGGGCCACGATGTCGGACGCCGTGCCGTGCGTCGTCTCGTAGGAGGACAGGCGGTCGTCCTGGGCCAGCTTGGTCGTCGTGCCGTCCGCGTACCGGGTCCACCGCACGGTGTGTTGGGCGTCGACGGAGAGGAAGCCGGTGCGGCCCGCGCTGACGATCTCGGAACCGGCGGCGATCTTCAGCGCCGGATCGGGGGCGGTGGTCGCGGAGGCGGCGGGGGTGGCGGCGACGGCGGGCGCGACGAGGGGGCCGGCGGTGACCGCCAGGGCCAACGCGACGGCTCCGGTCACGAGTTGACGCGAACGGCCGGCCGACCCGGGGGTGCGGGGCCGACGGGGTATGGCGGACTGGGTCATCTGCCCTCCTGGCGAGGCGTGGTGCGGGCCGGAGGGTGGCCGGAAGGACGCGAATCCCCCAAGCCGATGGAATTCGCTCCCCCATGCCGATTCGCGTAAATCCTACCAATGGGTAGTTCGCGGGCGCTGTCCGTTTTTTTCGCCCCCGGAGCGGAGATGTTCCGCCTCTACGGGCCCGCGCGCGTAACGCCCCGCGGCGCTACGGGCGATCGCGGGTCGGCCCGACGAACTCCCCGGACCGGCCCGCCCGTTCGACGCCGCTCAGACCGGCGAGACCACCGGCGCGTCCAGGGCCGCCCGCCACTCCCGTACGGCGGCGGCGTCCACCGGGCCGCTCCAGCCAGCGGGGCGGGCCGCGCCCCCGATGTGGAAGGCGTCCAGCCCGGCCGCCCGCAGCTCCGGCAGGTGCCCCAACTGGAGCCCGCCGCCTACCAAGATCCGCGGCGCGTACCCGGGTTCGTCGGCCGCGGTGCGCGCCTGCTCGCCGATCAGCGTCGCCAGCCCCGCGCCGACGCCCTCCGCGGCACCCGCGGTCAGATAGGTGTCCAGCCCGGACGGGCCGGCGAGGCCCGCCAGCTCCCGGCGGAGCGCGTCGCGGTCGGCGGCCCGGTCGACGGCCCGGTGGAAGGTCCACCGGCACCCGTCGATCGCCCCGGCCAGCGCCCGCACCGCGGCCAGGTCCGGCCGCCCGTCCGGCGTCAGGAAGCCCAGGACGAACTCCTCGGCGCCCTCGGCCCGCAGCGCCGCCGCCTGTGCGCGCAGCGCGTCCACGTCGCCCGCGGCGAAGCCGTCGGCGGCGCGCAGCATCACCCGCAGCGGGATGTCGACGGCCGCCCGGATCGCGGCGAACGTGGTGCGCGACGGGGTCAGTCCGTCCGCGGCCATGTCCGCGACCAGTTCCAGGCGGTCGGCACCGCCGGCCTGCGCGGCGACCGCGTCCTCGGGACCGAGCGCGATCACCTCCAGGAGCGCGCGCTGATTCATACGACCCAACCTTCCGATGACGAACGACGTGGCAAGAGCGCGCGGGGCGCGGGCCCGGGGCGGCGCCCGCCCCACACCCCACAACAGGTCTAGTCCAATACCCAGCCTAAGCGCTCACCCCTCACCGCACCGCCATGCACCTCGCAACGTGACGGAAAACCACCCGTTCCCTCCCCTCCCATCCTCCCGAAACCACTCAATGAAGGGAGTGTGAATCAGCGCCCACATGGGTAACACGCCTTTCCTGTAAGGGCGTTGCTCCCATCCGCCGCTCGCCCGCACCCCGAGGACGGAGAGGCCCAATGACCGACCTTGCCACCGTTTCCACCGAAATAGCCCCATATCTCGCCATAGCGGCCAACAGCCTGGGCACCTCCGTCCTCACCGCCGCCCAGGACCGGATCGCCGAACGCACCGTGACCGCCGGCGAGGGCTTCTTCCGCCGCCTGCTGCACCGCCGCGACACCGCCCTCGGCGAAGACCCCGCGCAGCCGCTCCTCGACGCCGACCGCGCCGACGCCCTCGACCGCCTGCTGGCCACCCTCGACGACGGCGACCGCCGGCTGCTCGCCGCCGCCCTGACCGCCTGGCTGAACTCCCCCGAGCACGACGCCGACGGCTTCCGCCGGCACGTCGCCCAACTCGCCGCCGGCGGCCCGCGGATCACCTACAACAACCCCACCGCGACCGGCCAGGGCTCCATCGCCGCCGGCGAGATCCACGGCACCATCAACATGGGAGGCGGCCCCCAGACGCGGGACGACGCATGAGCACCCGGCGACCACCCCGCCCGCCCCAGGGACCCACCCACAACAACGCCACCAGCCACGGCGACCACTCCATCGCCGCGGGCAACATCCGCAACGTCGTCATCCGCTGGGCCCTGCAACACCCCAGCGCCCGCTGGCTGCCCCTGCTCCTGGCCTGCGCCGCCCTGCTCCTCGCCGGCACCACCTGGCCGGACGGCCCGGCCACCCAGTACGCCCTGTGGGCCGTCCTGGTCGCCCTCTCCCTGGCCACCGCCGCCGCCCGCGTCCTCGTCCAACGCCCCCGCGACGCCCGGATCGTGGCCGCCCTCTCCCTCGTCTCCGTCCTGGCCAGCGTCGGCGGCTGGCTGGCCTTCCGGAACGTGGCCACCCACGGCGAGCTCGACGTGACCGGCAAGATCACGCTCCAGGGCCGGCAACCACTGGACGACACCGCCCACCGCACCGTCACCCTGCGCCTGGAACCCTCCTCCCTGAAGGGGAGCCGCAACGCCCTCCGCGTCACCCTGGCCATCGAGGACCAGGACCCCGCCGGCCCGACCTGCGTCCCGGACTCCTCCGCCACCGCCTCGCTGATCAGCTCCGGCGTGCCCTCCCAGCAGCAGAGCGTCAACCCCGACGGCACCGCCGACTTCGACCTGGGTGCGCAGGCCGACGCCGTACGGATCGAGGTCACGCTGACCACCGGCCCCGGTTGCCGGATGAACGTCCGACCCACGCGGGTCACGCTCCACGACCGGTGAACCACCGCACGCACGAGAAACGGGGACCCATGCACTTCCGCACCACCGGCATCGCGGCCGCGCTCGCGCTCACCGCGCTCACCGCCACCGCGTGCAGTTCCAGCGAGCCCGCTTCGCTCTTCGCCTCCGGAAAAGTCCTGGTGGGCGTGAAAAGCGATCAGCCGGGCACCGGATACTTCCCGGACGGCTACAACCCGTCCGGATTCGACATCACCCTCGCGCGGCACATCCTCAAGACCGTTGGCGCGGAACCGGATTTCAGCGCCGTCCCCTCCGAGGACCGGCTCACCGTGCTCACGGGGAAGAAGAAGGACCTGATCATCGCGACCTTCTCCATCACCCCCGACCGCATGAAACAACTCGATTTCGCGGGCCCCTACGCCAATACCCGACAGGGAATCATGGTCCGCAAGAACGACCACCGCATCACCAAACCCTCCGACGTCATCGGCAAACGCGTCTGCGCCTGGCCAGGCACCACCTCGTACAACACCCTCAACGGCCCGGAGGGCGCGGGCATGAAGGTCTACCAGTCGCAGACCGCCCAGGGCTGCATCACCGACCTGCTGAACAAGACCGCCGACGCCGTCTCCACCGACCAGATGATCCTCTACGGATTCACCCAGGAACACCGCGACCTCAAGGTCATCCCCAACATCACCTACGGGCCCTTCAACCAATACGGCATCGCGATGGACAAGGGACACCACGCCGACTGCGTCAAAATCCGCGACGCGCTGAAGGATTATGTCTCGGGCAGCAGTTGGAGCCAGGACTTCTCCACCACCCTCCCGTCCATTCCGCATGCCGACCCCGATTGGGAGGGCCACTACAAGCCCCGCACGGCCAACATCGACGCCCTCTCCTGCCGCGCCAAGCCCGCCTTCTGACCGGACACAATGACGCCCATGACCGACCCCCGCCCCACCCTGGCCGCCCGTTGGACGGCCACCGTCGCGCAGGCCCGCGACACCGCCCAGGAAGGCCCCGACCCCGCCCCGTACGCGGACAACCTGCTGCGCCGCTGGGCCGAGCCACAGCGTCGCTACCACACCACCGACCACCTCATCGCCGTCCTCGACCGGATCGACGAACTCGCCGCGCACGCCGAGGACTTGCCCGCCGTCCAGTTGGCGGCCTGGTTCCACGACGCCGTCTACCGGCCCGACCGCTCCGAGAACGAGGAGCGCAGCGCCGCCCTCGCCGAGCGCGCCCTCCCCGAACTGGGCGTCGACGCGACCCGCACCGCCGAGGTGGCCCGCCTCGTCCGCCTCACCGTCACCCACGACCCGGCGCCCGAGGACCGCAACGGCGCCGTGCTGTGCGACGCCGACCTGGCCGTCCTGGCCGGCGGCCCCGACGCGTACGCCGCCTATGCCGCCGCCGTCCGCGCCGAGTACGGCTTCGTCCCCGACCCGGACTTCCGGGCCGGCCGCGCCACCGTGCTCCGCCAACTCCTCGCCCTCCCCCGCCTGTTCCGCACCCCGTGGGCACACGACCAGTGGGAGGGCGCGGCCCGCCGCAACCTGGCGACCGAACTCGCCCTCCTGGAGAGCGGCGGCGCCCCCGTTACCGGCGACGGCGACTAACCGGGGCGGGAGGGCGCGCTCCACCACGTGGCGAACGCCACCCCACGAACGGGAATGCCGGCCCCCGCCCGCACCGTTGTCACCTGTCATGCCAGCACCATCCGTCCCCCCTCCCCGCACCCGCCTCCCCATCGCCGTGTACGTCCTCGGCCTGTCCGTATTCGCCCTGGGTACCAGCGAGTTCATGCTCTCCGGCATCCTCCAGCCGCTCGCCCGTGATCTGCGGGTCTCCATCCCACAGGCCGGACTGCTGGTCTCCGCGTTCGCCATCGGGATGGTGGTCGGCGCCCCCGTGCTGGCCGCCGCGACGCTCCGCCTGCCGCGCCGCACCACTCTGATATCCCTGCTCGCCGTCTTCGGCCTCGGCCAGGCAGCGGGCGCGCTGGCACCCTCCTACGGCATGCTCTTCGCCTCCCGCGTGGTCAGCGCGCTGGCCTGCGCCGGTTTCTGGGCGGTGGGCGCGGCCGTGGCCGTCTCGCTCGTCCCGGTGACCGCCCGGGCCCGCGCCATGGCCGTCATGGTCGGCGGCCTGAGCATCGCCAACATCGCCGGCGTGCCGGCCGGCGCCCTGCTCGGCCAGCACGCCGGCTGGCGCTCCGCCTTCTGGGCGGTGGCCGTGCTCTCCGTGATCGGCCTCGTCGGCGTCATCGCCCTGGTGCCGCGCACGGAGGTGCCGACCGGCGAGGACCGCCCGCAGCTCCGCCGCGAGCTGACCATCTACAAGGACAAGCAGGTCTGGCTGGCACTGATCGCCACCGCCATGAACGGCGCCGCGGTCTTCGCCCTCTTCTCGTACCTCTCCCCGCTGCTGACCGAGACCGCCGGCCTCGCCGAGAGCTGGGTCCCGACGGTGCTCGCCCTGTTCGGCGTCGGCGCGCTGATCGGTACGTTCATCGGCGGCCGGATCGCCGACGCGCACCTCTTCGGCACGCTCTTCACCGGCATCTCGGCCTCCACCCTCGTCCTCACCATCCTGGCGCTGACCGCGCACAGCCCGGTCGCCGCGGTGGCCCTCGCCCTGATGCTCGGCGTCACGGCGTTCACCACGGCCCCGGCGCTCAACGCCCGGATGTTCAACGTGGCGAACGCCGCCCCGACCCTCGCCGGCGCCACCACCACCGCCGCGTTCAACATCGGCAACACCCTCGGCCCCTGGCTGGGCGGCCTGGCGATCAGCGCCGGCTGGGGCTACCCGTCCGTCGCCTGGACCGGCGCCGCCCTCGCCGCCGTCGCCGTCCTGACCACCGCCGTCGCCTACCGCCTCCACCGGGCCACGGGGCGCTCGCGGGTCGTGGCGTCGTCCGCGGGGGGCGCCGGGGCGTTGGGGGCGGGGGGTGGGGAGGTGGGGGCGGCCGCCGCCGCTCGCCGCAGGGCCCCCTCCCCCACCGGCAGCGGGGCCCCCTCCCCCACCTCCACCACCGCTGAGGCCGCGGACAACCGCTGACGGTCCCGCCGCCTCCCCGGTCCGGCCGCTGCGCTCAGCGGCCGGACCGGCTCACTTCTTCAGGTACTTCCGCACACTCAGCACCGCGACGCAGGCGCCGATGACGGACGCCGCCAAGGCGCCCACAACAACGACGGTGCCGGCGCCCGTCGCTATCGCGCGCAGGCATCCCACGATCCCGGCGATCGTGAACCCGACCCCCAGCACCAACGGACGGTTCCCCGAGGGTCTGACGAAGTCGATCAGCGCCGACTTCACACCGTCGACCAACTTCTCGTCGTCTCTCCAGCGGCCCTTCCCACCGCTACGCCCCGCACCGGGACCGTTCTCTGCGTCTCCCACGACGCCTCCCCCTCTCCCCGGCTGCTCGCCGGACTACCAACCCAGCCTCTCGGCCGGCCTCTCCTTGCCCACGGCCGTGGCCGCGCGGGACCACCCCCGCGAACGTCACAGCCACCCCTCCCCCGAATCCCCACAAGCACACGTCGCGCAACCGCCCCACCGCACGGCCACTCCACAGACGCCCCAAGCCCGCCCGTCACACGCACACGCCGTCACCCGGTGCGCCGCCCCTTCGGGCGTCGCAGGCCCGCATCCGTGAGCCGGCGGACCAGCTCCTTGGAGCCGATCTCCAACGCCCCCGCCCGCACGGCATCGTCGTACCGCTCGGCCGGCAGGTCGTAGTGGTCGCGCTCGAAGGCGCGCCGCGGCGCGCCTATCGACGCCGCGAAACGGTGCAGTTCGTCGAACGACCGGTCACTCACCAGGTGCG includes the following:
- a CDS encoding Cmx/CmrA family chloramphenicol efflux MFS transporter translates to MPAPSVPPPRTRLPIAVYVLGLSVFALGTSEFMLSGILQPLARDLRVSIPQAGLLVSAFAIGMVVGAPVLAAATLRLPRRTTLISLLAVFGLGQAAGALAPSYGMLFASRVVSALACAGFWAVGAAVAVSLVPVTARARAMAVMVGGLSIANIAGVPAGALLGQHAGWRSAFWAVAVLSVIGLVGVIALVPRTEVPTGEDRPQLRRELTIYKDKQVWLALIATAMNGAAVFALFSYLSPLLTETAGLAESWVPTVLALFGVGALIGTFIGGRIADAHLFGTLFTGISASTLVLTILALTAHSPVAAVALALMLGVTAFTTAPALNARMFNVANAAPTLAGATTTAAFNIGNTLGPWLGGLAISAGWGYPSVAWTGAALAAVAVLTTAVAYRLHRATGRSRVVASSAGGAGALGAGGGEVGAAAAARRRAPSPTGSGAPSPTSTTAEAADNR
- a CDS encoding transporter substrate-binding domain-containing protein, producing MHFRTTGIAAALALTALTATACSSSEPASLFASGKVLVGVKSDQPGTGYFPDGYNPSGFDITLARHILKTVGAEPDFSAVPSEDRLTVLTGKKKDLIIATFSITPDRMKQLDFAGPYANTRQGIMVRKNDHRITKPSDVIGKRVCAWPGTTSYNTLNGPEGAGMKVYQSQTAQGCITDLLNKTADAVSTDQMILYGFTQEHRDLKVIPNITYGPFNQYGIAMDKGHHADCVKIRDALKDYVSGSSWSQDFSTTLPSIPHADPDWEGHYKPRTANIDALSCRAKPAF
- a CDS encoding copper homeostasis protein CutC; this translates as MNQRALLEVIALGPEDAVAAQAGGADRLELVADMAADGLTPSRTTFAAIRAAVDIPLRVMLRAADGFAAGDVDALRAQAAALRAEGAEEFVLGFLTPDGRPDLAAVRALAGAIDGCRWTFHRAVDRAADRDALRRELAGLAGPSGLDTYLTAGAAEGVGAGLATLIGEQARTAADEPGYAPRILVGGGLQLGHLPELRAAGLDAFHIGGAARPAGWSGPVDAAAVREWRAALDAPVVSPV
- a CDS encoding HD domain-containing protein; the protein is MTDPRPTLAARWTATVAQARDTAQEGPDPAPYADNLLRRWAEPQRRYHTTDHLIAVLDRIDELAAHAEDLPAVQLAAWFHDAVYRPDRSENEERSAALAERALPELGVDATRTAEVARLVRLTVTHDPAPEDRNGAVLCDADLAVLAGGPDAYAAYAAAVRAEYGFVPDPDFRAGRATVLRQLLALPRLFRTPWAHDQWEGAARRNLATELALLESGGAPVTGDGD
- a CDS encoding DUF4031 domain-containing protein, whose protein sequence is MTLYIDPPIWPGHGRMWSHLVSDRSFDELHRFAASIGAPRRAFERDHYDLPAERYDDAVRAGALEIGSKELVRRLTDAGLRRPKGRRTG